In Archangium violaceum, the following are encoded in one genomic region:
- the ligA gene encoding NAD-dependent DNA ligase LigA, whose translation MQPELPTGTRPLRGDERRREVGQRRVEELRDLINTHDYRYYVLDSPEITDAEYDALVRELRQLEAEFPELITPDSPTQRVGGRPTALFAPVEHRAPMRSLDNAFSAEELTAWAARVEKRLGAQPDYVCELKIDGLAVSILYEGGVLVRAATRGDGLVGEDITANVRTLRTVPMRLHGDKLPRVLEVRGEIYLPVKAFERLNQELTGRGERPFANPRNAAAGSIRQKDPAVTASRPLRLWCYSLGFVEGVGFSRHSESLDYLKRLGLPVNPATKTGHTLKQMQEFCAHWAEHRHDVDYEIDGAVVKVDALELQRELGETSKAPRWAIAFKFPPEERTTLVRSISVNTGRTGKVTPFAVLEPVRVSGATVTYATLHNEEEVSRRDVREGDTVIVRRAGEVIPEVVGPVLSKRPPDARPWRFPKKCPSCGTRLVREEGEADWRCPNRAGCPSQAVEWLFHFASRGAMDIEHLGYVTGMQLLERGWVKDPADVFFLTAEQLGQLPNFGEKSVHNLLSAIEAARHRPLWRLLVGLNIRHVGPFAARLLTQTFPSMEALRAASLEELVAVRGVGPRIAQSLHTWLHEEGNAQLLEKLRRAGVRLSGEAPARPAAGPLAGKTVVITGELETMSREEATHAAEAAGARVTNSVSKSTSFVVVGANPGATKYDKARALGIETVDERELLRRLGEHRTVH comes from the coding sequence ATGCAACCTGAGCTTCCAACGGGAACACGCCCCCTGCGCGGGGACGAGCGGCGGCGCGAGGTGGGCCAGCGCCGGGTCGAGGAGCTGCGCGACCTCATCAACACCCATGACTACCGGTACTACGTGCTCGACAGCCCGGAGATCACCGACGCCGAGTATGACGCACTGGTCCGTGAGCTGCGTCAGCTGGAGGCGGAGTTCCCCGAGCTCATCACCCCGGACAGTCCCACCCAGCGGGTGGGAGGCAGGCCCACGGCGCTGTTCGCCCCGGTGGAGCACCGGGCGCCGATGCGCTCGCTCGACAATGCGTTCTCCGCCGAGGAGCTCACCGCCTGGGCCGCGCGCGTGGAGAAGCGCCTCGGCGCCCAGCCGGACTACGTGTGCGAGTTGAAGATCGACGGACTGGCCGTCTCCATCCTCTATGAGGGCGGAGTGCTCGTGCGGGCGGCGACCCGGGGGGACGGCCTGGTGGGCGAGGACATCACCGCCAACGTGCGCACGCTGCGCACGGTGCCGATGCGCCTGCACGGGGACAAGCTCCCGCGCGTCCTGGAGGTGCGGGGAGAAATCTACCTGCCCGTGAAGGCGTTCGAGCGTCTCAACCAGGAGCTGACCGGGCGCGGCGAGCGGCCCTTCGCCAACCCTCGCAACGCCGCGGCGGGCAGCATCCGGCAGAAGGATCCGGCGGTGACGGCCTCGCGGCCGCTGCGGCTGTGGTGCTACTCGCTGGGATTCGTCGAGGGCGTCGGGTTCTCCCGGCACTCCGAGTCGCTCGACTACCTGAAGCGCCTGGGGCTGCCCGTGAACCCGGCCACGAAGACGGGCCACACGCTGAAGCAGATGCAGGAGTTCTGCGCGCACTGGGCGGAGCACCGCCACGACGTGGACTATGAGATCGACGGCGCGGTGGTGAAGGTGGATGCGTTGGAGCTGCAGCGGGAGCTCGGGGAGACGAGCAAGGCGCCACGCTGGGCCATCGCCTTCAAGTTCCCACCGGAGGAGCGGACCACGCTCGTGAGGAGCATCTCGGTGAACACGGGCCGGACGGGCAAGGTGACGCCCTTCGCCGTGCTGGAGCCGGTGCGCGTCAGCGGGGCCACGGTGACGTACGCCACGCTCCACAACGAAGAGGAAGTGAGCCGCCGCGACGTGCGCGAGGGAGACACCGTCATCGTGCGGCGCGCGGGCGAGGTCATCCCCGAGGTCGTCGGCCCGGTGCTCTCCAAGCGCCCACCGGATGCGCGCCCCTGGCGCTTTCCGAAGAAGTGCCCCTCGTGCGGCACCCGGCTGGTGCGCGAGGAGGGCGAGGCCGACTGGCGCTGCCCCAATCGCGCGGGCTGCCCCTCCCAGGCCGTCGAATGGCTCTTCCACTTCGCCTCGCGCGGGGCCATGGACATCGAGCACCTCGGGTACGTCACCGGCATGCAGCTGCTGGAGCGGGGCTGGGTGAAGGACCCCGCGGACGTCTTCTTCCTCACCGCCGAGCAGCTCGGGCAGCTCCCCAACTTCGGAGAGAAGTCCGTCCACAACCTGCTGTCCGCCATCGAGGCCGCGCGGCACCGGCCCCTCTGGCGGCTGCTCGTGGGCCTCAACATCCGGCACGTGGGGCCGTTCGCCGCCCGGCTGCTGACCCAGACATTCCCCTCGATGGAGGCGCTGCGCGCGGCCTCGCTCGAGGAGCTGGTGGCGGTGCGGGGTGTCGGGCCGAGGATCGCCCAGAGCCTCCACACCTGGCTCCATGAAGAGGGCAACGCGCAACTGCTGGAGAAGCTGCGCCGCGCGGGCGTGCGATTGAGTGGAGAGGCACCCGCGCGTCCGGCCGCGGGCCCGCTGGCTGGAAAGACCGTGGTCATCACCGGCGAGCTGGAGACGATGAGCCGCGAGGAGGCCACGCACGCGGCCGAGGCCGCCGGAGCCCGCGTCACGAACAGCGTGTCGAAGAGCACCTCCTTCGTGGTCGTCGGAGCCAACCCGGGCGCCACCAAGTACGACAAGGCGCGGGCGCTCGGCATCGAGACGGTGGACGAGCGGGAGCTGCTCCGCCGCCTGGGCGAACACCGCACCGTGCACTGA
- a CDS encoding STAS/SEC14 domain-containing protein: MLVPGFAVRLQGMKSASHITIDESLWPLIVVRMSGTPSDRQFEDYLAVRQSQLDRQEKHVIIYDAVRLHVLTNEQRQRQIDWFKARTPLMRQYKLGSALVITSPLVRLTLSVIQHFVQGGMPYYAARSVQDAAAWSSARFAEAGLLDAAQRVREHFGLNPQRSMG, encoded by the coding sequence TTGCTCGTTCCTGGTTTCGCGGTCAGGCTTCAGGGGATGAAGTCGGCCAGCCACATCACCATCGACGAGTCCTTGTGGCCGCTGATCGTCGTGCGGATGTCGGGTACGCCGTCGGACCGGCAGTTCGAGGACTACCTCGCCGTCCGGCAGTCCCAGCTGGACCGGCAGGAGAAGCACGTCATCATCTACGACGCGGTGCGCCTCCACGTGCTCACGAACGAGCAGCGCCAGCGGCAGATCGACTGGTTCAAGGCGCGCACGCCGCTCATGCGGCAGTACAAGCTCGGCAGTGCTCTGGTCATCACCTCTCCCCTCGTGCGGTTGACGCTGAGCGTCATCCAACACTTCGTCCAGGGTGGCATGCCGTACTACGCGGCGCGCTCGGTGCAGGACGCCGCGGCCTGGTCGTCGGCGCGCTTCGCCGAGGCGGGGCTCCTCGATGCCGCTCAGCGCGTCCGGGAGCACTTCGGGTTGAACCCCCAGCGAAGCATGGGCTGA
- a CDS encoding fumarate hydratase — MNDFQFQDMLPLGKDETPYRLLTKDYVSTFEAGGKTFVQVAPEALTLLTREAMRDISHLLRPGHLNQLAHILKDPEASSNDRFVALELLKNANIAAGGVLPSCQDTGTAIVMGKKGQYVMTGGGDEEAISRGVFDTYRTANLRYSQMAPLDMYKEVNTNNNLPAQIELYATDGDAYKFLFMAKGGGSANKSYLFQETKAVLNPQSLLTFLESKIRSLGTAACPPYHLAIVVGGTSAEFALKTAKYASARYLDSLPTEGNALGRGFRDVALEQEVLKLTQRTGIGAQFGGKYFCHDVRVIRLPRHGASCPVAIAVSCSADRQALGKITKDGVFLEQLETDPAKYLPETKDTDLSGDVVKIDLNRPMADIRAELSRYPIKTRLSLSGPMVVARDIAHAKLKERLDRGEGMPQYLKDYMVYYAGPAKTPEGYASGSFGPTTAGRMDAYVDQFQAQGGSFVMLAKGNRSPAVTEACKKHGGFYLGSIGGPAARLAKDCIKKVEVLEYPELGMEAVWKIDVVDFPAFIVVDDKGNDFFADINKPSKKS; from the coding sequence ATGAACGACTTCCAGTTCCAGGACATGCTGCCGCTCGGCAAGGACGAGACGCCCTACCGGCTGCTCACCAAGGACTACGTCTCCACCTTCGAGGCTGGCGGGAAGACCTTCGTCCAGGTCGCCCCCGAGGCCCTCACGCTCCTCACCCGCGAGGCCATGCGTGACATCTCCCACCTGCTGCGGCCCGGCCACCTGAACCAGCTGGCCCACATCCTCAAGGACCCCGAGGCCTCGTCCAACGACCGCTTCGTGGCGCTCGAGCTGCTCAAGAACGCCAACATCGCCGCCGGTGGCGTGCTGCCCTCCTGCCAGGACACCGGCACCGCCATCGTGATGGGCAAGAAGGGCCAGTACGTGATGACCGGCGGCGGCGACGAGGAGGCCATCTCGCGCGGTGTCTTCGACACGTACCGCACCGCCAACCTGCGCTACTCGCAGATGGCGCCGCTCGACATGTACAAGGAGGTCAACACCAACAACAACCTCCCGGCGCAGATCGAGCTCTACGCGACCGACGGCGACGCCTACAAGTTCCTCTTCATGGCCAAGGGTGGCGGCTCGGCCAACAAGAGCTACCTCTTCCAGGAGACGAAGGCCGTCCTCAATCCGCAGAGCCTGCTGACCTTCCTGGAGTCGAAGATCCGCTCGCTGGGCACCGCGGCCTGCCCGCCGTACCACCTGGCCATCGTGGTGGGCGGCACCTCGGCCGAGTTCGCGCTGAAGACGGCCAAGTACGCCTCGGCCCGCTACCTGGACTCGCTGCCCACCGAGGGCAACGCGCTCGGCCGCGGCTTCCGCGACGTGGCCCTGGAGCAGGAGGTGCTCAAGCTCACCCAGCGCACCGGCATCGGCGCCCAGTTCGGCGGCAAGTACTTCTGCCATGACGTGCGCGTCATCCGCCTGCCCCGCCACGGCGCCTCGTGCCCGGTGGCCATCGCCGTGTCCTGCTCGGCGGACCGTCAGGCGCTCGGCAAGATTACGAAGGACGGCGTCTTCCTGGAGCAGCTGGAGACCGACCCGGCGAAGTACCTGCCGGAGACGAAGGACACGGACCTGTCGGGCGACGTGGTGAAGATCGACCTGAACCGCCCCATGGCCGACATCCGCGCCGAGCTGTCGCGCTACCCCATCAAGACGCGCCTGTCGCTGTCGGGCCCGATGGTGGTGGCGCGCGACATCGCGCACGCGAAGCTCAAGGAGCGGCTGGACCGTGGCGAGGGCATGCCGCAGTACCTGAAGGACTACATGGTCTACTACGCCGGCCCGGCGAAGACGCCCGAGGGGTACGCCTCGGGCTCGTTCGGCCCGACGACGGCGGGCCGCATGGACGCCTACGTGGACCAGTTCCAGGCGCAGGGTGGCAGCTTCGTGATGCTGGCCAAGGGCAACCGCTCGCCCGCGGTCACCGAGGCCTGCAAGAAGCACGGCGGCTTCTACCTCGGCTCCATCGGCGGCCCGGCGGCGCGGCTCGCCAAGGACTGCATCAAGAAGGTGGAGGTGCTCGAGTACCCCGAGCTGGGCATGGAGGCCGTCTGGAAGATCGACGTGGTGGACTTCCCCGCCTTCATCGTCGTGGACGACAAGGGCAACGACTTCTTCGCGGACATCAACAAGCCCTCGAAGAAGTCGTGA
- a CDS encoding response regulator codes for MSHRESILLNINDNEANRYAVTRMLRAAGFQVLEGGTGAEALRLSLESRPDLVILDVKLPDLNGIEVCRRLKADPRTAGMAVLHLSANYIRTENKVEGLESGADGYLTQPVDSAELLATVRSLLRMRRAEEDARAAALQWKTTFDSLGDGVCLLDPRGRVMRANRAFVALLGLPEGQVLGHPFDALMRAAADSEAELPPSCGGLLTCREETEACLGTRWFRVAANPVEGEEGTVVGAVRVLTDITPRRELEDALRQRAADLAEADRRKDEFLAMLAHELRNPLAAIVNALHLAEATQLEGAESKAMRVMVRQSQHMARMVDDLLDVSRFNRGHIELRRAPVDLRQVVHHSVEARRRAFEEKELGLEVALPTASESLWLNGDATRLEQVVSNLLDNARKYTEPGGHVFIGVTVERGAQGREAVLRVRDTGIGMSPELMARVFELFVQAQQQLDRSRGGLGIGLTLVRRLVQLHGGEVSVHSEGEGRGSEFVVRLPLGAEQVVAAPEPEVRTANPEEPSSRRVLLVEDNEDTREVLRELLEMWGHEVQVAEDGFKGVALFPSLRPHVALVDLGLPGMDGFQVARKIRESEGGGDVFLVALTGYSGEHRTQATEAGFNLHMVKPVKPDELEQLLERLPG; via the coding sequence GTGTCTCATAGGGAATCCATCCTCCTCAACATCAACGACAACGAGGCCAACCGCTATGCCGTCACGCGCATGCTGCGGGCGGCGGGCTTCCAGGTATTGGAGGGAGGCACCGGCGCGGAGGCGCTGCGGCTGTCGCTCGAGTCGCGGCCGGACCTGGTCATCCTCGACGTGAAGCTGCCGGACCTCAACGGCATCGAGGTGTGCCGGCGGCTGAAGGCGGACCCGCGCACGGCGGGCATGGCGGTGCTGCACCTGTCGGCCAACTACATCCGCACCGAGAACAAGGTGGAGGGGTTGGAGAGCGGCGCGGACGGCTACCTGACGCAGCCGGTGGACTCGGCGGAGCTGCTGGCCACGGTGCGCTCGCTGCTGCGCATGCGCCGGGCGGAGGAGGACGCGCGCGCGGCGGCGCTGCAGTGGAAGACGACCTTCGACTCGCTGGGGGACGGGGTGTGCCTGTTGGACCCCAGGGGGCGGGTGATGCGCGCCAATCGGGCCTTCGTGGCACTGCTGGGACTGCCCGAGGGACAGGTGCTGGGGCATCCCTTCGACGCGCTGATGCGGGCCGCGGCTGACTCCGAGGCGGAGCTGCCCCCGAGCTGTGGGGGGCTGCTCACATGCCGCGAGGAGACGGAGGCGTGTCTGGGGACGCGCTGGTTCCGCGTGGCGGCCAACCCGGTGGAGGGAGAGGAGGGCACGGTGGTGGGGGCGGTGCGCGTCCTCACGGACATCACTCCCCGCCGCGAGCTGGAGGACGCGCTGCGGCAGCGGGCGGCGGACCTGGCGGAGGCGGATCGGCGCAAGGACGAGTTCCTGGCGATGCTGGCGCACGAGCTGCGCAACCCCCTGGCGGCCATCGTCAACGCACTGCACCTGGCGGAGGCCACGCAGCTGGAGGGCGCCGAGTCCAAGGCGATGCGGGTGATGGTGCGGCAGAGCCAGCACATGGCGCGGATGGTGGACGACCTGCTGGACGTGTCGCGCTTCAACCGGGGCCACATCGAGCTGCGGCGGGCGCCGGTGGACCTGCGGCAGGTGGTGCATCACAGCGTGGAGGCGCGCCGGCGGGCCTTCGAGGAGAAGGAGCTGGGGCTGGAGGTGGCGCTGCCCACCGCCTCGGAGAGCCTGTGGCTGAACGGGGATGCCACGCGGCTGGAGCAGGTGGTCTCCAACCTGCTGGACAACGCGAGGAAGTACACCGAGCCCGGAGGCCACGTCTTCATCGGGGTGACGGTGGAGCGGGGCGCTCAGGGGCGCGAGGCGGTGCTGCGCGTGCGCGACACGGGCATCGGCATGAGCCCGGAGCTGATGGCGCGCGTCTTCGAGCTCTTCGTCCAGGCGCAGCAGCAGCTGGACAGGTCCCGGGGTGGACTGGGCATCGGACTGACGCTGGTGCGGCGGCTGGTGCAGCTGCACGGCGGCGAGGTGTCGGTGCACAGCGAGGGCGAGGGCCGGGGCAGTGAGTTCGTGGTGCGCCTGCCGCTGGGAGCGGAGCAGGTGGTGGCCGCGCCCGAGCCCGAGGTGAGGACGGCGAACCCCGAGGAGCCCTCGTCGCGGCGGGTGTTGCTGGTGGAGGACAACGAGGACACGCGCGAGGTGCTCCGGGAGTTGCTGGAGATGTGGGGGCACGAGGTGCAGGTGGCGGAGGACGGCTTCAAGGGCGTGGCGCTCTTCCCCTCGCTGAGGCCGCATGTCGCGCTGGTGGACCTGGGGCTGCCGGGGATGGATGGCTTCCAGGTGGCGCGGAAGATCCGCGAGAGCGAGGGTGGCGGCGACGTCTTCCTGGTGGCGCTGACGGGCTACAGCGGCGAGCACCGGACGCAGGCGACGGAGGCGGGCTTCAATCTGCACATGGTGAAGCCCGTGAAGCCGGACGAGCTGGAGCAGCTGCTGGAGCGACTGCCCGGGTAG
- a CDS encoding ATP-binding response regulator: MSSSLFQAELRTGQDVVNTRQRGRHIAQALGFDGQDQVRIATAISEVARLAASHSNGHIEFLLEEVPVPSLLVRVRASALNEGLVMGRTPDTLRPGPALAPAQRLMDRMALRPDGEGQFVLEMAQNLPRTTPAPQAVLALRAELERQRRSSATDELQKQNADLLRILEELQARKAEVDRLNRELEETNRGVVALYAELEEKAEALRRASDMKTRFISNVSHELRTPISSVLNLSRLMLDRIDGPLNMEQEKQVLFIRKSGEALQELIDDLLDLAKIESGRVEVLPTRFSVAELFGALRGMLRPLRVHEGVSLLFEEPQGLPELHTDERKLSQILRNLVSNALKFTPRGEVRVSVASGPNDTVVFSVRDTGVGIAPEDQERIFEEFVQVEGPHQQGVKGTGLGLPLSRRLAELLGGSLTVDSQPGQGSTFHAAVSRDYTQRQKTTGEEEGSSQTLERDSTHARTVLIIDDDEVARYLLQRLLVEASLQFHEAATGPEGLRLANEVRPAAILLDMSLPGMDGFEVLEALRREPATRQIPVIIHTSRSLTEQERGRLLPHVVGILSKSGLTREVALELIQRALSSSGRQP; the protein is encoded by the coding sequence TTGAGCTCCTCTCTCTTCCAGGCCGAGCTGCGCACCGGACAGGACGTGGTGAACACCCGGCAGCGTGGGCGGCACATCGCCCAGGCCCTGGGCTTCGACGGCCAGGACCAGGTGCGCATCGCCACCGCCATCTCCGAGGTGGCACGGCTCGCCGCCTCCCACTCCAACGGACACATCGAGTTCCTCCTGGAGGAGGTGCCGGTGCCCTCCCTCCTCGTGCGGGTGAGGGCCTCGGCGTTGAACGAGGGACTCGTCATGGGCAGGACGCCGGACACGCTCCGGCCGGGGCCCGCGCTCGCTCCCGCGCAGCGGCTGATGGACCGGATGGCCCTGCGGCCGGATGGGGAGGGCCAGTTCGTACTGGAGATGGCCCAGAACCTTCCGCGCACCACGCCGGCTCCCCAGGCCGTGCTGGCGCTCCGGGCCGAGCTGGAGCGACAGCGGCGCTCCAGCGCCACGGACGAGCTGCAGAAACAGAACGCGGACCTGCTGCGCATCCTGGAGGAGTTGCAGGCGCGCAAGGCCGAGGTGGACCGGCTCAACCGCGAGCTGGAGGAGACCAACCGCGGCGTGGTGGCCCTCTACGCCGAGCTGGAGGAGAAGGCCGAGGCGCTGCGCCGGGCCTCGGACATGAAGACGCGTTTCATCTCCAACGTCAGCCACGAGCTGCGCACGCCCATCAGCTCCGTGCTCAACCTGTCGCGGCTGATGCTGGACCGCATCGATGGGCCGCTCAACATGGAGCAGGAGAAGCAGGTCCTCTTCATCCGCAAGTCCGGCGAGGCGCTGCAGGAGCTCATCGACGACCTGCTCGACCTGGCGAAGATAGAGTCCGGCCGGGTGGAGGTGCTGCCCACGCGCTTCTCCGTGGCGGAGCTGTTCGGCGCGCTGCGCGGGATGCTCCGGCCGCTGCGCGTGCACGAGGGCGTCTCGCTCCTCTTCGAGGAGCCGCAGGGCCTGCCGGAGCTGCACACCGACGAGCGCAAGCTGTCGCAGATATTGCGCAACCTCGTCTCCAACGCGCTCAAGTTCACCCCGCGGGGCGAGGTGCGGGTCTCGGTGGCTTCCGGCCCCAACGACACGGTGGTGTTCTCCGTGCGGGACACGGGGGTGGGCATCGCCCCAGAGGACCAGGAGCGCATCTTCGAGGAGTTCGTGCAGGTGGAGGGCCCCCACCAGCAGGGGGTCAAGGGCACGGGCCTGGGCCTGCCGCTGTCACGGCGGCTGGCGGAGCTGCTGGGCGGCTCGCTCACCGTCGACAGCCAGCCGGGCCAGGGCAGCACCTTCCACGCGGCGGTGTCTCGCGACTACACCCAGCGTCAGAAGACCACGGGGGAAGAGGAGGGCTCCTCCCAGACGTTGGAGCGTGATTCCACGCATGCCCGTACGGTTCTCATCATCGACGACGACGAGGTCGCCCGCTACCTGCTCCAGCGACTGCTGGTGGAGGCCTCGCTCCAGTTCCACGAGGCCGCGACGGGTCCGGAGGGGCTGCGTCTGGCCAATGAGGTGCGGCCCGCCGCCATCCTCCTGGACATGTCGCTCCCAGGGATGGACGGTTTCGAGGTGCTCGAGGCGCTCCGGCGCGAGCCCGCCACCCGGCAGATTCCCGTCATCATCCATACCAGCCGCTCGTTGACCGAGCAGGAGCGCGGGCGTCTCCTTCCCCATGTCGTGGGCATCCTCTCCAAGAGTGGGCTCACCCGGGAGGTGGCGCTCGAGCTCATCCAACGGGCGCTGTCCAGCTCGGGACGCCAACCCTGA
- a CDS encoding ATP-binding SpoIIE family protein phosphatase, translated as MSSTAIAVTESSQAGHARRTASALAARLGFDEETQGKVAIVVSEAAKNLVAHAREGLILLRTLHSGPHVGVEMLALDKGPGMADVDRCLRDGYSTAGTGGAGLGAMRRMASVFDIHSVPGVGTAVLAQLWAGKPPPASGMEVGVVCVPKVGEEVCGDSWAVDRKDGRFLFLVSDGLGHGPEAARASRAAVVSFLEQGPNELVELLRGMHQELHSTRGAAVAIAALDGARLDFTGVGNISAAVVSPGGIQRMVSMNGTLGHQSHRMQQFSYTWSPGASLVMCSDGLATQWRLDGYPGLLSRHPSLVAGVLYRDFARGRDDATVLVAREASGGGSR; from the coding sequence GTGAGCTCCACGGCGATCGCAGTCACGGAGAGCAGTCAGGCGGGCCACGCGCGCCGGACGGCCTCCGCGCTGGCCGCTCGCCTGGGCTTCGACGAGGAGACCCAGGGCAAGGTCGCCATCGTGGTGAGCGAGGCCGCCAAGAACCTGGTCGCCCACGCGCGCGAGGGGCTGATCCTCTTGCGTACGCTCCACTCGGGCCCCCATGTGGGCGTGGAGATGCTCGCGCTGGACAAGGGGCCGGGCATGGCGGACGTGGATCGCTGCCTGCGGGATGGCTACTCCACCGCCGGGACCGGAGGCGCGGGACTGGGCGCCATGCGGCGGATGGCCTCCGTCTTCGACATCCACTCCGTGCCCGGCGTGGGCACGGCGGTGCTGGCCCAGCTGTGGGCGGGCAAGCCTCCTCCGGCCTCCGGCATGGAGGTGGGCGTGGTGTGCGTGCCGAAGGTGGGCGAGGAGGTGTGCGGGGACTCCTGGGCGGTGGACCGCAAGGACGGCCGTTTCCTCTTCCTCGTGTCGGATGGTCTGGGCCATGGGCCCGAGGCGGCACGGGCCTCGCGCGCGGCGGTGGTGTCCTTCCTGGAGCAGGGTCCCAACGAGCTGGTGGAGCTGCTGCGGGGCATGCACCAGGAGCTGCACAGCACCCGGGGCGCGGCGGTGGCCATCGCCGCGCTGGACGGGGCACGGCTCGACTTCACCGGGGTGGGCAACATCTCCGCGGCCGTGGTGTCGCCGGGCGGCATCCAGAGGATGGTTTCCATGAATGGGACGCTGGGCCACCAGTCGCACCGCATGCAGCAGTTCAGCTACACCTGGAGCCCAGGGGCTTCCCTGGTGATGTGCTCGGACGGACTGGCCACCCAGTGGCGGTTGGACGGCTACCCCGGGCTGCTCTCCCGTCACCCCAGTCTGGTGGCCGGGGTGCTCTACCGGGACTTCGCCCGGGGTCGCGATGACGCGACCGTGCTGGTGGCGCGCGAGGCTTCCGGGGGAGGCTCGCGTTGA
- a CDS encoding anti-sigma regulatory factor, with product MPIRSSQDLVLVRQAVRTWSAELKFSLVEQTKMVTAASELARNTLDYGNGGEVTLQVVQEGLRKGLRLSFEDRGPGIPDIELALRDGYTSGGGMGLGLGGARRLVNEFDIVSKVGEGTRVTVTRWK from the coding sequence ATGCCCATCCGCTCGTCGCAGGACCTGGTGCTCGTGCGCCAGGCGGTGCGCACGTGGTCGGCCGAGCTCAAGTTCAGTCTCGTGGAGCAGACGAAGATGGTGACCGCCGCCAGCGAGCTGGCGCGCAATACCCTCGACTATGGCAATGGCGGAGAGGTGACCCTTCAGGTCGTCCAGGAGGGACTCCGCAAGGGGCTGCGCCTGTCCTTCGAGGACCGGGGCCCTGGCATTCCCGATATCGAGCTGGCGCTGCGCGACGGGTACACCTCGGGCGGTGGCATGGGGCTCGGGCTGGGGGGCGCTCGGCGTCTGGTGAACGAGTTCGACATCGTCTCCAAAGTAGGGGAGGGAACCCGGGTCACGGTGACGAGATGGAAGTGA
- a CDS encoding STAS domain-containing protein, whose protein sequence is MERIPILRMGKVLLVTIQVDMHDQLAVTLQDDLTARIVDSGARGVLIDISSLEVVDSFIGRILGNIATMSRVLDAQTVVVGMQPAVAITLVELGMSLPGIRTALNVEKGMALLQASIEADDAVPEVPDASLED, encoded by the coding sequence ATGGAGCGCATTCCCATCCTCCGCATGGGCAAGGTCCTGCTGGTCACCATCCAGGTGGACATGCATGACCAGCTCGCGGTGACGCTGCAGGATGACCTGACCGCGAGAATCGTCGATTCCGGCGCCCGCGGGGTGCTCATCGACATCTCCTCATTGGAGGTCGTGGACTCCTTCATCGGCCGCATCCTGGGCAACATCGCCACCATGTCGCGCGTGCTGGACGCGCAGACGGTGGTGGTGGGCATGCAGCCAGCGGTGGCCATCACCCTGGTGGAGCTGGGCATGTCCCTGCCGGGCATCCGCACCGCGCTCAACGTCGAGAAGGGCATGGCCTTGCTACAGGCTTCCATCGAAGCCGACGACGCCGTGCCCGAGGTCCCGGATGCAAGTCTTGAGGACTGA
- a CDS encoding STAS domain-containing protein: protein MTTRIHEILKKYPSELIAEWFAAMTSSGIRRDALLKEGELREQCAEFLRLLTQATEQGNLTDINSSGFASVRDMLERLSRSRSLQGFSPSETATFIFSLKQPLFDRLRRELASQPEAVADAMWSATVLLDKLGLFTTEVHQRTREEVIVRQQQEMLELSTPVVQMWDRIVALPLIGTLDSGRTQTVMETLLQRIVETGAEIAIIDITGVPTVDTLTAQHLIKTVTATRLMGAECVISGIRPQIAQTIVHLGVDLAGVVTKSSLAGAFSWALKRLNQSLGSQGPRAPGKV, encoded by the coding sequence TTGACCACTCGTATCCACGAGATTCTCAAGAAATACCCGTCCGAGCTGATCGCCGAGTGGTTCGCGGCCATGACGTCCAGTGGGATACGCCGTGACGCGCTGCTGAAGGAGGGCGAGCTGCGGGAGCAGTGCGCCGAGTTCCTCCGGCTGCTGACTCAGGCGACCGAGCAGGGCAATCTCACCGACATCAACAGCTCCGGGTTCGCGTCCGTGCGGGACATGCTGGAGCGGCTGTCACGCTCGCGCAGCCTCCAGGGCTTCTCCCCGTCCGAGACGGCCACCTTCATCTTCAGCCTCAAGCAGCCCCTGTTCGACCGGCTGCGCCGCGAGCTCGCCAGCCAGCCGGAGGCGGTGGCCGACGCGATGTGGAGCGCCACCGTCCTGCTGGACAAGCTGGGCCTGTTCACCACCGAGGTGCACCAGCGCACGCGCGAGGAGGTCATCGTCCGCCAGCAGCAGGAGATGCTGGAGCTGTCCACCCCCGTGGTGCAGATGTGGGACCGCATCGTCGCCCTGCCGCTCATCGGCACGCTGGACAGCGGGCGCACCCAGACGGTGATGGAGACGCTGCTGCAGCGCATCGTGGAGACGGGCGCGGAGATCGCCATCATCGACATCACCGGCGTGCCCACGGTGGACACCCTCACCGCCCAGCACCTCATCAAGACGGTGACCGCCACCCGCCTCATGGGCGCCGAGTGTGTCATCAGCGGCATCCGGCCTCAAATCGCCCAGACCATCGTCCACCTGGGCGTGGACCTCGCCGGCGTGGTGACCAAGTCCAGCCTGGCCGGGGCCTTCAGCTGGGCCCTCAAGCGTCTCAATCAGAGCCTCGGCAGCCAGGGTCCGCGCGCGCCGGGCAAGGTCTAG